A genomic window from Rhea pennata isolate bPtePen1 chromosome 12, bPtePen1.pri, whole genome shotgun sequence includes:
- the CDHR4 gene encoding cadherin-related family member 4 codes for MGSFVRGAALLGLPRIVTVSEDAAPGTLVAKVTLACSNVSSNPRVTLARVEPGSPFDPNVTLHSVEPGDPFNPIAISTNNTPASTFQAEITLRAGAALDAQRVNQYVLLLRLACNREDEAEGQLFIRVMAAQELHCAAKFTSIEGDMVQVPADVAPRTPLYTVLQPPQRGAIFYLKNNDTPLILTERGTVLAPASGFDPRNSTQVFRLEIVVTDRKGHNCSGTVTVEVLPLRRPQVNFIEPLRAVTVPEGTGPLEVVTQVRASGDKVRYVILAPVAPALFTIDAVTGEIRSAHQIDMEHFPQAAHTQLLVQAYNMLNPTDHATMTLNITVQRTNQQAPRCTPALYVSQVPETVPHSSTLVMLRCTDPANANGSLHYAVEGAPASHFLFRMEGPQLQVNATLDYDSEAAAAVGFQFAATIVVTAGSQPSRSTHVPVLVTVTPVNEYTPVCPNDTAFTVLETAAFGTAVGRIVGTDRDYPRDSIKYSLEGGVGSAQPFSIDAHTGKIYVVGSLDYERQKNYRLTVRLTDSRNDLDPANRRSCLCDVAVHLQAVLSEVPVCTPEVQELRITSKPATRQPVTRLACQGSHNSATLSYAIIRGNEDRHFRLEGNTLFHVPNGLAEPRTFVLLVEVWGGPTVPHRSTTVMLVVHVIPRTTTVLPRTTAQRMTLRKEPLVITRTEATWNPPAWFVTALTVSGALLLAALGCMARTLLQSAQDRSKLFLGKSASPRIANKKPQPEGRRSR; via the exons ATGG ggTCTTTTGTCAGAGGTGCAG CCCTGCTCGGCCTGCCACGCATTGTCACTGTGAGTGAGGACGCAGCTCCAGGCACCCTCGTGGCCAAGGTGACCCTGGCCTGCAGCAACGTGAGCAGCAACCCCAGGGTCACGCTGGCCCGTGTTGAGCCTGGCAGTCCGTTCGACCCCAACGTCACCCTGCACAGTGTCGAGCCTGGTGATCCCTTCAACCCCATCGCTATTAGCACCAACAACACGCCTGCCTCCACGTTTCAGGCTGAG ATCACACTGCGGGCTGGTGCAGCACTTGATGCCCAGCGGGTGAACCAGTATGTGTTGCTGCTGCGGCTTGCCTGCAACAGGGAGGATGAGGCTGAAGGGCAGCTCTTCATCAGGGTGATGGCAGCGCAGGAGCTCCACTGTGCTGCCAAGTTTACCAGCATAG aaggagaCATGGTGCAGGTCCCAGCAGATGTGGCGCCCCGGACACCGTTATATACC GTCCTGCAGCCCCCTCAGCGAGGGGCAATT TTCTACCTCAAAAACAATGACACACCACTTATCCTCACTGAACGGGGCACGGTGCTGGCACCTGCCAGTGGCTTTGACCCCAGAAACAGCACCCAG GTGTTCAGACTGGAGATTGTGGTGACAGACAGGAAGGGACACAACTGCAGTGGGACCGTGACAGTGGAAGTGCTGCCACTGCGCCGTCCCCAGGTCAACTTCAT TGAGCCGTTGCGGGCTGTGACAGTGCCAGAGGGCACGGGCCCCTTGGAGGTGGTCACGCAGGTCCGTGCCAGTGGTGACAAGGTCCGCTATGTCATCCTTGCTCCAGTGGCACCAGCACTCTTCACTATTGATGCAG TGACTGGTGAGATCCGCAGTGCCCACCAGATAGACATGGAGCACTTCCCGCAGGCAGCCCACACCCAGCTGCTCGTCCAGGCCTACAACATGCTGAACCCTACAGACCACGCCACCATGACACTCAACATCACTGTGCAGAGGACAAACCAGCAGGCACCACGCTGCACCCCAGCCCTCTATGT GTCCCAGGTGCCTGAGACAGTGCCCCACAGCAGCACCCTGGTGATGCTGAGGTGCACAGACCCCGCCAATGCCAATGGCTCTCTGCATTATGCTGTGGAGGGTGCCCCAGCCTCACACTTCCTCTTCCGCATGGAGGGGCCACAGCTGCAG GTCAATGCCACCCTGGACTATGACTCGGAGGCTGCAGCTGCCGTGGGTTTCCAGTTTGCAGCCACAATTGTGGTGACGGCAGGAAGTCAGCCCTCACGGAGCA CCCACGTGCCTGTGCTCGTGACGGTGACGCCTGTGAATGAATACACACCGGTGTGCCCTAATGACACAGCCTTCACAGTGCTGGAGACTGCAGCTTTCGGCACTGCTGTGGGGCGCATCGTGGGCACTGACCGCGACTACCCACGGGACAGCATCAAGTACAGCCTCGAGGGGGGTGTGGGCTCTGCCCAGCCCTTCTCCATTGATGCACACACTG GCAAGATCTATGTGGTGGGGTCCCTGGACTATGAACGACAGAAGAACTACAGGCTGACGGTGAGGCTGACAGACAGCCGCAATGACCTGGACCCAGCAAACCGGCGAAGCTGCCTATGTGATGTGGCTGTGCACCTGCAG GCCGTGCTCAGTGAGGTGCCAGTGTGCACACCCGAGGTGCAGGAACTGCGGATCACGTCTAAGCCAGCCACCCGCCAGCCTGTGACCCGCCTAGCATGCCAGGGCAGCCACAACAGTGCCACACTGTCCTATGCCATCATCAGAG GCAATGAGGACAGGCATTTTCGGCTGGAGGGGAACACCCTTTTCCACGTCCCCAATGGCCTTGCTGAGCCCCGCACCTTCGTGCTGCTGGTGGAAGTATGGGGTGGTCCTACTGTCCCACACCGCAGCACCACAGTGATGTTGGTGGTGCATGTCATCCCCCGGACCACCACGGTGCTGCCCAGGACCACAGCCCAGCGCATG ACACTGCGGAAAGAGCCACTGGTCATCACACGGACAGAGGCAACCTGGAACCCACCAGCCTGGTTCGTGACAGCATTAACTGTCTCCGGTGCCCTGCTCCTGGCTGCCCTGGGCTGCATGGCCCGAACCttgctgcagag TGCCCAAGACCGCAGCAAGCTGTTCCTGGGGAAGAG TGCATCTCCTCGGATAGCCAATAAGAAGCCGCAGCCCGAGGGGAGGCGGAGTCGTTGA